A genome region from Chloroflexi bacterium ADurb.Bin180 includes the following:
- the hutU gene encoding Urocanate hydratase, which yields MSKRIVRAPRGTQITCRGWQQEAAMRMLMNNLDPEVAEKPDELIVYGGRGKAARNWACFDAIVSSLKNLANDETLLVQSGKPVGIFRTYPDAPRVLIANSNLVGKWATQEYFDQLDAQGLMMYGQMTAGSWIYIGTQGILQGTYETLAAAAQQHFQSSLKGKFVLTAGLGGMGGAQPLAVTMNEGVALVVEVDPARAQRRLATRYVDAVVDNLEEAMTLVDDALKAQKPLSVGLIANAADVFPELVTRGITPDIVTDQTSAHDPLNYVPNGLSLAAADELRRSDPAEYTRRSMASMAAHVTAMLEMQRKGAIVFDYGNNLRQRAFDAGVKDAFNYPGFVPAYIRPLFCWGKGPFRWVALSGDPKDIHVTDEVVTREFAYDEHLVRWIKMAHERVAFQGLPSRICWLGYGERARFGLLINDLIAKGKISAPIVIGRDHLDAGSVASPRRETESMRDGSDAVADWPILNALLNAVGGATWVSFHHGGGVGIGYSLHAGQVIVADGTPEAARRLERVLTYDPGMGVIRHVDAGYPEALEAAKHHGIKIPTRPDLC from the coding sequence ATGTCCAAACGTATCGTCCGCGCGCCGCGAGGCACTCAGATCACCTGCCGGGGCTGGCAGCAGGAAGCGGCCATGCGTATGCTGATGAACAACCTCGACCCGGAGGTGGCCGAAAAGCCCGACGAGCTGATCGTCTATGGCGGGCGGGGCAAGGCCGCGCGCAACTGGGCCTGCTTCGATGCCATCGTCTCGTCGCTGAAGAACCTGGCCAACGACGAGACCTTGCTGGTGCAGTCGGGCAAGCCGGTGGGCATCTTTCGCACCTATCCCGACGCCCCGCGCGTGCTCATCGCCAACTCGAACCTGGTGGGCAAGTGGGCCACACAGGAGTACTTTGACCAGCTCGACGCCCAGGGTCTGATGATGTACGGCCAGATGACCGCCGGAAGCTGGATCTACATCGGCACCCAGGGCATCCTCCAGGGCACCTACGAGACCCTCGCTGCGGCCGCGCAGCAGCACTTTCAGTCCAGCCTGAAGGGCAAGTTCGTGCTCACTGCTGGCCTGGGAGGAATGGGCGGAGCTCAGCCGCTGGCGGTGACTATGAACGAGGGCGTGGCCCTGGTGGTGGAGGTGGATCCGGCCCGCGCGCAGCGCCGCCTGGCCACGCGCTATGTCGATGCCGTGGTCGACAACCTCGAAGAGGCAATGACCCTGGTCGATGACGCGCTCAAGGCCCAGAAACCCCTCTCGGTGGGCCTCATCGCCAACGCCGCCGACGTCTTTCCCGAGCTGGTCACGCGCGGCATCACCCCGGACATTGTCACCGACCAGACCTCGGCGCACGACCCGCTCAACTATGTGCCCAATGGCCTGTCGCTGGCCGCAGCCGATGAGCTGCGCCGCAGCGACCCCGCCGAGTACACGCGGCGCTCGATGGCCTCGATGGCCGCGCACGTAACGGCCATGCTCGAGATGCAGCGCAAGGGCGCCATCGTCTTTGACTATGGCAACAACCTGCGCCAGCGCGCCTTTGATGCCGGCGTGAAGGATGCCTTCAACTACCCCGGCTTTGTGCCGGCCTACATTCGGCCCCTGTTCTGCTGGGGCAAAGGGCCCTTCCGCTGGGTGGCCCTCTCCGGTGACCCGAAGGACATCCACGTGACCGATGAAGTGGTGACGCGCGAGTTTGCCTACGACGAGCACCTGGTGCGCTGGATCAAGATGGCCCACGAGCGTGTGGCCTTCCAGGGCCTGCCTTCGCGCATTTGCTGGCTGGGCTATGGGGAGCGGGCCCGCTTTGGCCTGCTGATCAACGACCTGATCGCCAAAGGCAAGATCTCGGCCCCCATCGTCATCGGCCGCGACCATCTGGACGCTGGTTCTGTGGCCAGCCCGCGCCGCGAGACAGAGAGCATGCGCGATGGGTCTGATGCCGTGGCCGACTGGCCCATCCTCAATGCCCTGCTCAACGCCGTGGGCGGTGCGACCTGGGTTAGTTTCCACCATGGGGGGGGAGTGGGCATTGGTTATTCGCTCCACGCCGGTCAGGTGATCGTGGCCGACGGCACGCCCGAGGCGGCGCGGCGGCTGGAGCGCGTGCTGACCTACGACCCGGGTATGGGCGTCATTCGCCACGTCGACGCCGGCTATCCCGAGGCACTGGAAGCGGCCAAACACCACGGCATCAAGATTCCCACGAGGCCGGACCTGTGCTGA